One Flavobacteriales bacterium DNA segment encodes these proteins:
- a CDS encoding sugar transferase — protein MVKRFFDFLSSFIGIVLLLPIFILIALAIKIGSDGPVLFKQKRVGRYAKTFFMVKFRTMVVQQDSASTVSVKGDKRITKVGAFLRKTKLDELPELWNVLIGQMSLVGPRPDVPGFADVLEGEDRKILELRPGITGPASLKYANEEQLLAKVDNPEKYNMDVIFPEKVRINLEYYYNQNFLLDIKIIFATIFRSNY, from the coding sequence ATGGTTAAGCGATTTTTTGATTTTTTATCCTCTTTTATTGGCATAGTGCTTTTATTACCAATATTTATTTTGATCGCACTTGCGATTAAAATAGGTTCAGACGGACCAGTGTTATTTAAACAAAAACGTGTTGGTAGATACGCTAAAACTTTCTTCATGGTTAAGTTTAGAACAATGGTTGTACAGCAGGATTCTGCATCAACAGTTTCTGTTAAAGGAGATAAGCGAATAACCAAAGTTGGTGCATTTCTAAGAAAAACAAAGTTAGATGAGTTGCCTGAGCTTTGGAATGTCTTGATTGGTCAGATGAGTTTAGTAGGTCCAAGACCAGATGTTCCTGGATTTGCAGATGTATTGGAAGGAGAGGACAGAAAAATTTTAGAATTAAGACCAGGAATAACTGGTCCAGCCAGTTTGAAGTACGCTAATGAAGAACAATTATTAGCAAAGGTGGATAATCCTGAGAAATATAATATGGATGTAATTTTTCCAGAAAAAGTTAGAATTAATTTAGAGTATTATTACAATCAGAATTTCCTTTTGGATATAAAAATTATCTTTGCTACAATCTTTAGAAGCAATTA